One window of Triticum dicoccoides isolate Atlit2015 ecotype Zavitan chromosome 5A, WEW_v2.0, whole genome shotgun sequence genomic DNA carries:
- the LOC119303921 gene encoding uncharacterized protein LOC119303921, with the protein MHPVSTQRLAPVPSANASANHQRALLPPSPLQLRPRTSTRSSASARSAPRAVSPATPTTAATNDPDAGAQPDKWAEFAARVSGEWDGFGADFTVAGEPVELPANVVPDAYREWGVQVFDWQTQCPTLADPAAPGALHYRLVRLLPTVGCEADAATVHTSHQRHVSSATAFTYSGGGSYVATWPKGPSAVLEVEHCICHPDNAEVRVRLVQTVALAKDAARLRGVKVFSEQWYGPYRNGDQLGGCALRESAFAAGERLAASEVAGQWESAARFSGALDPVTGKFAGLEPDQEPRRTARDGAGVVTLLPKQLWSSLKVSGDGEDGEVVCEVGWLLGHGSAVTSTCVLSRDGDVKEIAAAQETRVSEAT; encoded by the exons ATGCATCCCGTGTCGACGCAACGCCTGGCGCCCGTCCCCAGCGCCAACGCCAGCGCCAACCACCAGCGCGCGCTTCTCCCGCCGTCTCCTCTGCAGCTTCGGCCACGGACCAGCACCAGGTCCTCGgcgtccgccagatcggcgccgcgcGCCGTCTCGCCCGCGACCCCAACCACCGCAGCCACCAACGACCCGGACGCCGGCGCGCAGCCAG ATAAGTGGGCGGAGTTCGCGGCGCGGGTGTCCGGCGAGTGGGACGGCTTCGGCGCGGACTTCACGGTGGCCGGCGAGCCCGTGGAGCTGCCGGCCAACGTGGTCCCGGACGCGTACCGCGAGTGGGGGGTCCAGGTCTTCGACTGGCAGACGCAGTGCCCCACCCTGGCCGACCCCGCCGCGCCGGGCGCGCTCCACTACcgcctcgtccgcctcctccccaCCGTCGGCTGCGAGGCCGACGCCGCCACCGTGCACACCTCCCACCAGCGCCACGTCTCCTCCGCCACCGCCTTCACCTACAGCGGCGGGGGCTCCTACGTGGCCACGTGGCCCAAGGGCCCCTCGGCCGTGCTGGAGGTGGAGCACTGCATCTGCCACCCGGACAACGCGGAGGTGCGGGTCAGGCTGGTGCAGACGGTGGCGCTGGCCAAGGACGCGGCCCGGCTGCGCGGCGTCAAGGTGTTCTCCGAGCAGTGGTACGGCCCCTACCGCAACGGCGACCAGCTCGGCGGCTGCGCGCTCCGCGAGTCCGCCTTCGCCGCCGGTGAGAGGCTCGCCGCGTCGGAGGTGGCGGGGCAGTGGGAGAGCGCCGCCAGGTTTTCCGGCGCGCTGGACCCCGTGACG GGCAAGTTCGCGGGGCTGGAGCCGGATCAGGAGCCGCGGAGGACAGCGAGGGACGGTGCCGGCGTGGTGACGCTGCTGCCGAAGCAGCTGTGGAGCTCGCTCAAGGTGAGCGGCGACGGCGAGGACGGCGAGGTGGTGTGCGAGGTCGGGTGGCTGCTGGGCCACGGCAGCGCGGTCACGTCGACGTGCGTCCTCTCTAGAGACGGAGACGTCAAG GAGATAGCTGCGGCGCAGGAGACCCGGGTGTCGGAGGCCACCTGA
- the LOC119298353 gene encoding monosaccharide-sensing protein 2-like → MEDLSRPLVRDSEANLHAKLAPSGHGSGLLQQACQKLRDLTTVDRAVLVAFVASIGNLLQGWDNASIAGAMLYIKDEFKLDSMPMIEGCIMAMALFGATIITTLSGMLSNKFGRWAMLLTSAVLSFVSALLVIFWSQHVYMLLFARLIQGFSIGLAVTLVPLYIVETAPPDMRGKLSTFPQLSGSVGMFLSYCMVFWMSMLPKVSWRVMLGIQLIPSLIYSILTIFYLPETPSWLVSQGRVDEAKMVLQKLRRKEDVSGEMASLLEGTQVGDTPSIEEYLISTNESMLREKVIGNDEIIKLYGLPEDLHCVAYPLKRTNTEESAIGHSVSHGASFYDPVVNIIGSMHGLPEVAHGIFNELEQQGPIEGDEENQEETKEHELEHNRDGTYDSEHAYLIQPKPTNINDFVVCRKSGHIGGGWQLAWKMSSGYRLDGQMEGGMERVYLHEGGVPSSENLLDAPIDGNFIQATALVNKSVFHKSGHNIGIHSPNKDYRSTKWKDLLEPGVKRALVVGVGIQVLQQFAGINGILYYTPQILEQAGIGVLLSKFGISSSSVSILMSALTTLLMLPFICMAMWLMDRSGRRRILLVTIPILVVSLIVLVTVNIVNLSAELHALLSTMSVGIYFCIFVMGFGPIPNIFCSEISPNKVRAICLAICSLIFWICDIIVTYTLPVLLRYIGLAGVFGVYAIVCVLAFVFVCLKVPETKNIPIEVIAEFYALGGSDTQIIQERKKENSEKLLV, encoded by the exons ATGGAAGATTTATCACGCCCTCTTGTGAGAGACTCGGAGGCTAATCTTCATGCCAAGCTCGCTCCCTCTGGCCACGGATCTGGACTACTACAACAAG CGTGTCAGAAGTTGCGTGACTTGACGACCGTTGATCGCGCGGTCCTCGTCGCGTTCGTGGCATCCATCGGCAACCTGCTCCAAGGCTGGGACAATGCGAGCATTGCAG GTGCTATGCTTTACATAAAGGATGAGTTTAAACTAGATAGCATGCCAATGATTGAGGGGTGCATTATGGCTATGGCACTTTTTGGGGCAACAATAATCACAACACTATCTGGAATGCTATCTAATAAATTTGGTAGGTGGGCGATGCTACTTACCTCGGCGGTATTGTCCTTTGTTAGTGCACTATTGGTCATATTTTGGTCCCAACATGTGTATATGCTGCTATTCGCGAGGCTTATTCAGGGATTTAGTATTGGTTTGGCAGTTACACTTGTGCCATTATATATAGTTGAGACCGCACCTCCTGATATGAGAGGAAAATTAAGCACATTTCCCCAGTTAAGTGGTTCAGTTGGTATGTTCTTATCTTACTGCATGGTGTTTTGGATGTCCATGCTGCCAAAGGTTAGTTGGCGGGTCATGCTTGGGATACAACTGATACCCTCACTAATATACTCAATTTTAACAATCTTCTATCTACCCGAGACTCCGAGTTGGCTTGTGAGCCAAGGAAGGGTGGATGAAGCAAAGATGGTTTTACAAAAACTACGAAGAAAGGAAGATGTCTCAG gtgaaatggcaagtcttttggAGGGCACACAAGTTGGTGACACTCCGTCTATTGAGGAgtacctaattagcactaatgaaagTATGTTAAGGGAAAAAGTGATTGGCAATGATGAAATAATAAAATTATATGGACTTCCAGAAGATTTGCATTGTGTTGCCTATCCATTGAAGAGaacaaacacagaagaaagtgccaTTGGTCATTCTGTGAGTCATGGAGCATCGTTCTATGACCCAGTTGTCAACATTATTGGGAGTATGCACGGGCTCCCCGAG GTTGCCCACGGCATATTCAATGAATTAGAACAACAAGGTCCAATTGAAGGGGACGAAGAGAATCAGGAAGAGACCAAAGAGCATGAGCTAGAACACAACCGAGATGGTACCTATGATAGCGAGCATGCTTATCTTATTCAACCCAAACCTACGAATATAAATGATTTTGTGGTATGTCGCAAAAGCGGCCATATTGGTGGAGGTTGGCAATTGGCTTGGAAAATGTCATCAGGATATCGTTTAGATGGGCAAATGGAAGGTGGCATGGAACGAGTATATTTGCATGAAGGAGGTGTACCAAGTTCTGAAAACCTACTGGATGCTCCAATAGATGGGAATTTCATTCAAGCGACTGCTTTGGTCAATAAATCGGTTTTTCATAAGTCTGGACACAATATTGGTATTCATTCACCTAACAAAGATTATAGAAGTACAAAATGGAAGGATCTGTTAGAACCTGGTGTAAAACGTGCATTGGTCGTGGGTGTTGGAATACAAGTGCTTCAACAG TTTGCTGGCATCAATGGCATTCTTTATTACACTCCTCAAATACTTGAGCAAGCTGGTATTGGGGTTCTTCTCTCAAAGTTTGGCATCAGCTCTTCTTCAGTGTCGATTCTTATGAGCGCTCTCACAACTTTATTGATGCTTCCttttatttgcatggccatgtggctTATGGACCGCTCTGGAAGAAG AAGGATACTACTTGTGACAATACCCATcttggtagtgtccctcattgtttTGGTAACCGTCAACATTGTGAATCTGAGTGCTGAACTACACGCACTGCTCTCAACAATGAGTGTTGGAATCTATTTCTGCATATTTGTCATGGGTTTTGGTCCAATACCAAATATATTCTGCTCGGAGATTTCCCCCAACAAAGTTCGTGCTATTTGCTTGGCCATATGTAGCCTAATCTTTTGGATTTGTGACATCATTGTGACATATACCCTCCCTGTATTGTTGAGGTATATAGGTCTTGCGGGTGTTTTCGGAGTTTATGCCATTGTTTGTGTGCTGGCTTTTGTTTTCGTTTGTCTAAAGGTCCCGGAAACAAAGAATATACCTATTGAGGTCATAGCAGAGTTCTATGCACTTGGCGGGTCAGACACCCAAATCATCCAAGAGAGGAAGAAAGAAAATTCAGAGAAATTATTAGTGTGA
- the LOC119303919 gene encoding calcium-dependent protein kinase 7-like isoform X1, with product MGNQNGTPGNDYYNRFPREHPASRYADGIEDDSYSDLKKSDKPWPDADSFRPTAAGILRQGLDPTSISVLGRKTADLREHYILGRKLGQGQFGTTYLCTEISTGCDFACKTILKRKLITKVDVEDVRREIQIMHHLSGHKNVVSIKDVYEDVQAVHIVMELLPGGELFDRIQGNGRYSEMKAAEITRIVVSIVAMCHSLGVMHRDLKPENFLLLDKDDDLSIKAIDFGLSIYFKPGQVFSELVGSPFYVAPEVLHKRYGPESDVWSAGVILYVLLSGVPPFWADTQKGIFDAVLKGHLDLESDPWPKISDSAKDLIRKMLCNCPSERLKAHEVLRHPWICQNGMATDGVLDPSVISRLKRFSAMNNLQKLALRVIAERLSEEEIAGLRELFKTVDIKNRGVITFGELRKGLTRYGNELVDTEICDIMEAADTDTDVTINYEEFIAATMPLNKIEREEHLKAAFTYFDKDGSGYITVDKLQRACAEYNMEGTLLEEIILEADQNNDGQIDYAEFVAMMQGNANGGNIGLGRPTMETSLNVTLRDAAQVH from the exons ATGGGCAATCAGAATGGGACCCCCGGGAACGATTACTACAACCGGTTCCCGAGGGAGCATCCTGCTTCCAGGTATGCCGATGGGATTGAAGATGATAGCTACTCAGACTTGAAGAAATCTGACAAGCCCTGGCCCGATGCTGACTCGTTTAGGCCCACCGCCGCTGGTATTCTGAGGCAAGGGTTGGATCCGACATCCATCTCTGTCCTCGGGCGCAAGACGGCGGACCTAAGGGAGCACTATATCCTTGGCCGGAAGCTTGGGCAGGGCCAGTTTGGGACTACGTACCTCTGCACCGAGATAAGTACAGGGTGCGACTTTGCGTGCAAGACCATCCTCAAGCGCAAGCTCATCACCAAGGTGGATGTCGAGGATGTGCGCCGTGAGATTCAGATAATGCACCATTTGTCGGGACACAAGAACGTTGTCTCGATCAAGGATGTCTATGAGGACGTGCAGGCGGTCCACATTGTGATGGAGCTCTTGCCTGGCGGGGAGCTATTTGACCGAATTCAGGGGAACGGGCGTTACAGTGAGATGAAGGCTGCAGAGATTACAAGAATTGTTGTCAGCATTGTGGCTATGTGCCATTCACTTGGTGTGATGCACCGCGATCTCAAGCCGGAAAATTTCCTCCTCCTTGACAAAGATGATGACCTGTCCATAAAAGCAATTGATTTTGGCCTATCCATCTACTTCAAGCCAG GCCAGGTTTTCAGTGAGCTAGTTGGCAGCCCGTTCTATGTTGCTCCTGAGGTGTTGCACAAACGCTATGGGCCAGAATCGGATGTGTGGTCAGCTGGAGTGATACTCTATGTATTGCTAAGTGGGGTTCCACCATTTTGGGCAG ATACACAGAAAGGCATATTTGATGCAGTTCTGAAGGGGCACCTTGATTTGGAATCAGACCCCTGGCCTAAGATATCTGACAGTGCAAAGGATCTTATAAGAAAGATGCTTTGCAATTGCCCTTCAGAGCGTTTGAAAGCCCATGAAGTGCTAC GGCATCCCTGGATCTGCCAAAATGGGATGGCCACTGATGGAGTTTTGGATCCTAGTGTTATCTCTCGGCTCAAGCGGTTCTCTGCAATGAACAATCTACAGAAATTGGCTCTGAGA GTGATAGCTGAGCGTCTTTCAGAAGAGGAGATTGCTGGATTAAGAGAATTATTCAAGACAGTGGACATAAAAAATAGAGGCGTAATCACTTTTGGTGAGCTTAGGAAAGGTCTGACAAGATATGGCAACGAATTGGTGGATACCGAGATTTGTGATATAATGGAAGCG GCTGATACAGACACTGATGTAACCATAAACTATGAAGAATTTATTGCTGCAACCATGCCTCTAAACAAGATAGAGCGGGAAGAACACTTGAAGGCAGCTTTTACATATTTTGACAAAGATGGCAGTGGCTATATCACAGTCGACAAGCTTCAACGAGCCTGTGCAGAATATAACATGGAAGGCACTCTCCTTGAAGAGATTATTTTAGAGGCCGATCAGAACAAT gacggtcaaatTGATTATGCCGAATTTGTAGCCATGATGCAAGGCAACGCTAATGGTGGCAATATTGGACTTGGACGTCCAACAATGGAAACCAGTCTGAATGTGACCTTGAGAGATGCAGCTCAAGTACATTAA
- the LOC119303919 gene encoding calcium-dependent protein kinase 7-like isoform X2: MGNQNGTPGNDYYNRFPREHPASRPTAAGILRQGLDPTSISVLGRKTADLREHYILGRKLGQGQFGTTYLCTEISTGCDFACKTILKRKLITKVDVEDVRREIQIMHHLSGHKNVVSIKDVYEDVQAVHIVMELLPGGELFDRIQGNGRYSEMKAAEITRIVVSIVAMCHSLGVMHRDLKPENFLLLDKDDDLSIKAIDFGLSIYFKPGQVFSELVGSPFYVAPEVLHKRYGPESDVWSAGVILYVLLSGVPPFWADTQKGIFDAVLKGHLDLESDPWPKISDSAKDLIRKMLCNCPSERLKAHEVLRHPWICQNGMATDGVLDPSVISRLKRFSAMNNLQKLALRVIAERLSEEEIAGLRELFKTVDIKNRGVITFGELRKGLTRYGNELVDTEICDIMEAADTDTDVTINYEEFIAATMPLNKIEREEHLKAAFTYFDKDGSGYITVDKLQRACAEYNMEGTLLEEIILEADQNNDGQIDYAEFVAMMQGNANGGNIGLGRPTMETSLNVTLRDAAQVH; this comes from the exons ATGGGCAATCAGAATGGGACCCCCGGGAACGATTACTACAACCGGTTCCCGAGGGAGCATCCTGCTTCCAG GCCCACCGCCGCTGGTATTCTGAGGCAAGGGTTGGATCCGACATCCATCTCTGTCCTCGGGCGCAAGACGGCGGACCTAAGGGAGCACTATATCCTTGGCCGGAAGCTTGGGCAGGGCCAGTTTGGGACTACGTACCTCTGCACCGAGATAAGTACAGGGTGCGACTTTGCGTGCAAGACCATCCTCAAGCGCAAGCTCATCACCAAGGTGGATGTCGAGGATGTGCGCCGTGAGATTCAGATAATGCACCATTTGTCGGGACACAAGAACGTTGTCTCGATCAAGGATGTCTATGAGGACGTGCAGGCGGTCCACATTGTGATGGAGCTCTTGCCTGGCGGGGAGCTATTTGACCGAATTCAGGGGAACGGGCGTTACAGTGAGATGAAGGCTGCAGAGATTACAAGAATTGTTGTCAGCATTGTGGCTATGTGCCATTCACTTGGTGTGATGCACCGCGATCTCAAGCCGGAAAATTTCCTCCTCCTTGACAAAGATGATGACCTGTCCATAAAAGCAATTGATTTTGGCCTATCCATCTACTTCAAGCCAG GCCAGGTTTTCAGTGAGCTAGTTGGCAGCCCGTTCTATGTTGCTCCTGAGGTGTTGCACAAACGCTATGGGCCAGAATCGGATGTGTGGTCAGCTGGAGTGATACTCTATGTATTGCTAAGTGGGGTTCCACCATTTTGGGCAG ATACACAGAAAGGCATATTTGATGCAGTTCTGAAGGGGCACCTTGATTTGGAATCAGACCCCTGGCCTAAGATATCTGACAGTGCAAAGGATCTTATAAGAAAGATGCTTTGCAATTGCCCTTCAGAGCGTTTGAAAGCCCATGAAGTGCTAC GGCATCCCTGGATCTGCCAAAATGGGATGGCCACTGATGGAGTTTTGGATCCTAGTGTTATCTCTCGGCTCAAGCGGTTCTCTGCAATGAACAATCTACAGAAATTGGCTCTGAGA GTGATAGCTGAGCGTCTTTCAGAAGAGGAGATTGCTGGATTAAGAGAATTATTCAAGACAGTGGACATAAAAAATAGAGGCGTAATCACTTTTGGTGAGCTTAGGAAAGGTCTGACAAGATATGGCAACGAATTGGTGGATACCGAGATTTGTGATATAATGGAAGCG GCTGATACAGACACTGATGTAACCATAAACTATGAAGAATTTATTGCTGCAACCATGCCTCTAAACAAGATAGAGCGGGAAGAACACTTGAAGGCAGCTTTTACATATTTTGACAAAGATGGCAGTGGCTATATCACAGTCGACAAGCTTCAACGAGCCTGTGCAGAATATAACATGGAAGGCACTCTCCTTGAAGAGATTATTTTAGAGGCCGATCAGAACAAT gacggtcaaatTGATTATGCCGAATTTGTAGCCATGATGCAAGGCAACGCTAATGGTGGCAATATTGGACTTGGACGTCCAACAATGGAAACCAGTCTGAATGTGACCTTGAGAGATGCAGCTCAAGTACATTAA